The following proteins are encoded in a genomic region of Tachysurus fulvidraco isolate hzauxx_2018 chromosome 22, HZAU_PFXX_2.0, whole genome shotgun sequence:
- the LOC113634987 gene encoding polymeric immunoglobulin receptor-like, whose protein sequence is MSFYSLCGSVTLLGFFLCISEVESMRTLKNVAVKRGGSVTIPCLYDEKYKANNKYWCKGYYWATCSIEAYANSSGNPSVIDHPEQNLLTVELNSVSGSGTGWCAAEIGDKWQQDDRDYLYLTVSQDPDLSVNESRVKGEEGGSVTVQCLYSAAYQNTQKQWCRFKDGQCNTVGTETSQNSAVYISDDGRRSFSVKMSRWQKSDAGWYWCSAGDLQVPVHISVSDPPPVTTLNTTTVNTTVNTTVTTTAHQDNTYTSDSKHNSVFVNSVSSRNETTLVWTLNHWYLVALLLPLVILVIIICMLRKKCELENQPRIRERSNDTTVPTANTDEDSIVYSTVAVSKPKAKNKPTCTAEDSIIYSTVTTKSKKQATFTDEDSITNSTVAKSKPKDEDEDTASNNKTVSPNDVTNETLYSYEVYQ, encoded by the exons ATGAGCTTTTACTCACTATGTGGTTCTGTAACTCTCCTTGGGTTTTTCCTCTGTATATCAG AGGTAGAGAGCATGAGGACACTGAaaaatgtagctgtaaaaagaGGAGGATCTGTCACTATTCCATGTCTTTATGATGAGAAGTACAAAGCAAACAATAAATACTGGTGCAAAGGGTACTATTGGGCTACCTGCAGTATCGAAGCCTATGCAAACTCAAGTGGAAATCCATCAGTCATTGATCATCCAGAGCAGAATTTGTTGACGGTGGAACTGAACTCTGTCTCTGGGTCTGGAACGGGTTGGTGTGCTGCAGAGATTGGGGATAAATGGCAGCAGGATGACCGTGATTATTTGTACCTTACGGTTAGTCAAG ATCCTGATCTGTCAGTGAATGAGAGCAGAGTGAAAGGTGAGGAAGGAGGCAGCgtcacagtccagtgtctctacagtgctgCGTATCAGAATACACAGAAGCAGTGGTGCAGATTTAAAGATGGACAATGCAACACAGTGGGGACCGAAACAtcccagaattcagcagtgtacaTCAGTGATGATGGGAGAAGATCCTTCAGTGTGAAGATGAGCAGATGGCAGAAGAGTGATGCTGGATGGTACTGGTGCAGTGCAGGAGATCTGCAGGTTCctgttcacatcagtgtcagtgatccacctccag TCACTACATTAAATACTACAACAGTGAATACAACAGTGAAtacaacagtgactacaaccGCTCACCAAGACAATACGTACAC ATCTGACTCGAAGCACAATTCAG TGTTTGTGAATTCAGTTTCCAGCCGTAATGAAACCAC TTTGGTTTGGACCCTGAACCATTGGTACCTGGTGGCCCTTCTTCTGCCACTGGTGATActggtcatcatcatctgtatgCTCAGAAAGAAATGTG AGTTAGAGAATCAACCCAGGATCAGAGAGAGGAGCAATGATACCACTGTTCCCACA gcGAACACTGATGAAGACTCCATTGTATACAGCACAGTTGCTGTTTCTAAGCCAAAG GCTAAGAATAAGCCCACTTGTACTGCTGAAGACTCGATTATATACAGCACTGTGACTACAAAG agTAAAAAACAAGCCACTTTTACAGATGAAGACTCCATTACAAACAGCACTGTGGCTAAAAGCAAGCCAAAG gatgaggatgaggacaCTGCTTCCAACAACAAAACT GTTTCTCCAAATGATGTCACTAATGAGACCCTCTACAGCTATGAGGTTTACCAGTAA